A single genomic interval of Hemiscyllium ocellatum isolate sHemOce1 chromosome 37, sHemOce1.pat.X.cur, whole genome shotgun sequence harbors:
- the mrps16 gene encoding 28S ribosomal protein S16, mitochondrial, producing the protein MVHLSSNLHKYYHRGFVCIRLALGGCTNRPFYRIVAAHNKRARDGKYLEQLGSYDPMPNIFNEKLVSFNFERIKYWLACGAHMTKPVEKLLGLSGFFPLHPMTVTGAERFHKKTVLMAQMESKEEAVETTEDEQPRS; encoded by the exons ATGGTGCATCTCT CCTCGAATCTGCACAAATACTATCACCGGGGGTTTGTGTGTATACGCCTAGCTTTGGGCGGCTGTACAAATCGACCCTTCTATCGAATTGTCGCGGCGCACAACAAGAGGGCCAGGGATGGCAAATACCTGGAGCAGCTCGGCTCATATGACCCGATGCCCAACATCTTCAATGAGAAATTAGTCAGTTTTAACTTCGAGAGGATCAAGTATTGGCTGGCCTGCGGGGCGCACATGACAAAGCCTGTTGAAAAACTATTAG GTCTATCTGGGTTTTTCCCTCTGCACCCCATGACTGTGACTGGGGCAGAGCGATTTCACAAGAAGACGGTACTAATGGCTCAAATGGAGTCCAAAGAAGAGGCTGTGGAAACTACAGAGGATGAGCAGCCGAGGAGCTAA